The Stigmatella aurantiaca DW4/3-1 genome contains the following window.
GAAGTGCTTTCCCTCTCTGGACACAAGGCCACCCGGATTGTTCGAATCTGGGGCCACCGGGGGAAACCATGAAGCACTCGCACACCAGGGCCCAAGAGACGCCAGCCACCCTGCCGCAGGCGGACGCGCCCCGTCTCCTGTTGGCGGAAGATGACTCGGAGATGCGGTGCATGCTGTCCCGGGCCCTGCGGCGCTCGGGCTTTCACGTCACCGAGCTCCGGGATGGCCGCGAGACCGTGAGCCTCTTGTCCCACTGCGCCACCCAGACCCCCGAGCAGATGCCCCACCTGCTCATCAGCGATGTGCGGATGCCGGGCTGTACGGGGCTGGAGGTGCTGGCCCACCTGCGGCGCTCCCACTCGTGCCTCCCCGTCATCCTCATCACCAGCTTTGGCGATGAGGAGACCCATGAGGAGGCCCGGCGGCTCGGTGCGGCTCAGGTGATCGACAAGCCGTTCGATCTGGACGAGCTCTGCGCCGCCGCCTGGACGCTGGTGCCTGCGTCCTGAGGTCCCCGCCCGGCGCACCGGGTGGGGCATTTTGGGACAACCCGCTACTTTTTAAACGAAGAGCGCGGGGGCAATGCCTCCCAGAATGACGAGCACCGTCACCGCCGTGAGCAGCGCCACGCGCCAGCGGCGCGAGGGGGCACTCGAGGGAAGGTCCCGGAGCTCTGGCCGCGTGGGCCCACAGAAGAGGC
Protein-coding sequences here:
- a CDS encoding response regulator, coding for MKHSHTRAQETPATLPQADAPRLLLAEDDSEMRCMLSRALRRSGFHVTELRDGRETVSLLSHCATQTPEQMPHLLISDVRMPGCTGLEVLAHLRRSHSCLPVILITSFGDEETHEEARRLGAAQVIDKPFDLDELCAAAWTLVPAS